The Solidesulfovibrio sp. genomic interval GTGCTCATGCACAAGGGCCTGCCCCGCTGCTCCCACCGCGGCCGGGGACGCGACGTCGGGCTCATCATCCACCTGTCCGCCTCCACCTCGCTGTCCCCCTACCCCAACGCCAAGACGCTGGTGGCCACGGTCGAGGACGCCATCAAGCTCGGCGCCGACGGCGTGTCGCTGCACATCAACCTCGGCGACGAGACCGAACGCGACATGCTCGGCCATCTGGGCGAAATCACCTCCCGGGCCGCCGACTGGGGCATGCCCGTGCTGGCCATGGTCTACGCCCGCGGCCCCAAGGTGCAAAACGAATACGACGCCGAGGTCGTGGCCCACTGCGCCCGGGTCGGCACCGAAATCGGCGCCGACGTGGTGAAAGTCCCCTACACCGGCGACATCGAAACCTTCTCCCGGGTCACCGAGGCCTGCTGCATCCCGGTGGTCATCGCCGGCGGCCCCAAAATGGACAACGACCGCGACCTGCTGCAAATGGCCCACGATTCCGTCCAGGCCGGCGGCTCGGGGCTGTCCATCGGCCGCAACATCTTCCAGCACCGCCAGCCCGCTCGCATCGTCCAGGCGTTGCACGGCATCGTGCACCTCGACTGGGAAGTCGACCAGGCGCTTGAGCTGCTCAAGGACTAGCCCATGTCAAAAGAAATCTGGCTCAAGGCCATCCCGTTCGACAAAAAGCTCGT includes:
- a CDS encoding 2-amino-3,7-dideoxy-D-threo-hept-6-ulosonate synthase, giving the protein MLLGKAVRLERIFNRNTHRAIIVPMDHGVTVGPIAGLIDMRDAVNQVAEGGANAVLMHKGLPRCSHRGRGRDVGLIIHLSASTSLSPYPNAKTLVATVEDAIKLGADGVSLHINLGDETERDMLGHLGEITSRAADWGMPVLAMVYARGPKVQNEYDAEVVAHCARVGTEIGADVVKVPYTGDIETFSRVTEACCIPVVIAGGPKMDNDRDLLQMAHDSVQAGGSGLSIGRNIFQHRQPARIVQALHGIVHLDWEVDQALELLKD